A genomic region of Leptolyngbya sp. NIES-2104 contains the following coding sequences:
- a CDS encoding Uma2 family endonuclease, translated as MFATVAEPLTFEAFLAWDDGTGRSFELRDGMPMPITEPNAKHEDLIQRLCAFLDHHCVAQDCPYVPRQSKQIRLGNNPTTGREESRKADIVVFATSEWERMRQSSMSAAAYIPPPLVIKVVSTNWADDYDTKFLEYEALGISEYWIVDYGAFGGIRYIGKPKQPTITLNRLINGEYQSQLFRENDRIVSSILTELELTAAQIFAMAD; from the coding sequence ATGTTTGCTACTGTAGCTGAGCCACTGACATTTGAAGCGTTTCTTGCTTGGGATGACGGAACAGGCAGAAGCTTCGAGCTGCGAGATGGGATGCCGATGCCAATCACTGAACCCAATGCCAAACACGAAGATCTGATTCAGCGACTCTGTGCTTTTCTAGATCATCATTGTGTGGCGCAAGATTGCCCCTATGTTCCACGTCAGTCAAAGCAGATTCGATTAGGCAACAATCCAACGACAGGACGTGAAGAAAGTCGGAAAGCGGATATCGTTGTATTTGCGACATCGGAATGGGAACGAATGCGACAAAGTTCGATGTCTGCTGCTGCCTATATTCCTCCACCCTTAGTGATTAAAGTGGTAAGTACGAACTGGGCAGATGACTACGATACAAAGTTCCTAGAATATGAAGCGTTGGGCATTTCAGAGTATTGGATCGTGGATTATGGGGCGTTTGGTGGCATCCGCTATATCGGCAAGCCCAAGCAACCGACCATTACACTGAATCGATTGATCAATGGAGAATATCAATCGCAACTGTTTCGAGAGAACGATCGCATTGTGTCCTCGATTCTGACGGAGCTAGAACTCACTGCGGCTCAAATCTTTGCAATGGCAGATTAA
- a CDS encoding Uma2 family endonuclease gives MILQTETKRKYTPEEYLEAEVQSDERHEYNDGEILLMTGGLPNHNKIAGNLHTVLNVALKREPYGIFVADQRLWIPNKRIYTYPDVMVMTEPPQCQEGRRDTLIDPLLIAEVLSKSTRDYDKAGKFSAYRTISAFQEYLLIDQYSIHVEHYTKDGNRWILVDYEDENLEISLSSVPCQILISDLYNKVDFSEQQNEESDRT, from the coding sequence ATGATTCTCCAAACCGAAACTAAGCGCAAATACACTCCGGAAGAATATTTAGAAGCTGAGGTGCAATCCGATGAGCGCCATGAATACAACGATGGTGAGATTCTTTTAATGACAGGCGGACTTCCCAATCACAACAAAATCGCAGGCAATCTTCACACCGTGCTAAACGTTGCTTTGAAACGCGAACCATACGGCATCTTTGTAGCAGATCAGCGCCTATGGATTCCTAACAAGCGAATTTATACTTACCCAGATGTAATGGTGATGACGGAACCGCCTCAATGTCAAGAAGGTCGTAGAGATACTTTGATAGATCCATTGCTGATTGCAGAAGTATTGTCAAAATCTACTCGTGACTATGACAAAGCTGGTAAATTCAGCGCTTATCGCACAATCTCAGCATTTCAAGAGTATTTATTGATTGATCAATACTCAATTCATGTTGAACATTACACAAAGGATGGGAATCGCTGGATTCTAGTTGATTATGAAGATGAGAATTTAGAGATCTCACTTTCATCTGTACCTTGTCAGATTTTGATTTCTGACCTTTACAACAAAGTCGATTTCTCTGAACAGCAGAACGAGGAAAGCGATCGCACTTAA
- a CDS encoding Dps family protein codes for MRKINIGLSDEQRQGVCEMLNRDLADENLLLIKTKKYHWDVTGPEFRSLHQIWEEQYTILNEAIDAIAERVRQLGDYPVGTAKGFIEYSTIEEHTGQVPPASKMVENLVEDHELIIRNLREHIDRCSEEFHDEGTADFLTGMMEQHEEMAWMLRSFIQGKRVESDGETPNEVKFPAGVAN; via the coding sequence ATGCGTAAAATCAATATTGGATTAAGCGACGAACAACGCCAAGGCGTATGCGAAATGCTAAACCGCGACTTGGCAGATGAGAACTTGCTTTTGATTAAGACCAAAAAATACCACTGGGATGTCACAGGTCCCGAATTCCGCTCCTTGCACCAGATTTGGGAAGAGCAGTACACCATTTTGAATGAAGCGATCGATGCGATCGCTGAGCGGGTTCGTCAGTTGGGCGACTATCCTGTTGGAACCGCAAAAGGCTTTATCGAATACTCCACGATCGAAGAGCACACCGGTCAAGTTCCTCCTGCCTCGAAGATGGTCGAAAACCTCGTCGAAGACCACGAATTGATCATCCGCAACTTGCGCGAACACATCGATCGTTGTTCCGAAGAGTTCCATGACGAAGGAACGGCTGACTTCCTCACCGGAATGATGGAACAGCACGAAGAAATGGCGTGGATGTTGCGCTCGTTCATCCAAGGTAAGCGCGTTGAATCCGATGGCGAAACCCCGAACGAAGTCAAGTTCCCCGCAGGCGTCGCAAACTAG
- a CDS encoding GNAT family N-acetyltransferase: protein MDCSHVQLCDRKSQIDLVQLQALFQVAAFWASDRTCEDLAIAIKNSDPVISAWDSDRLIGFARATSDGVYRATIWDVVVHPDYQGAGLGRKLVQTVLSHPHVSKVERLYLMTTNQQEFYKRIGFEVNQTTTMVYFNQPLELPPTPVEVECDIR from the coding sequence ATGGATTGTAGTCACGTTCAACTTTGCGATCGTAAAAGCCAAATCGATCTGGTTCAACTTCAAGCGTTATTTCAAGTTGCAGCATTTTGGGCAAGCGATCGTACCTGTGAGGATTTAGCGATCGCGATTAAAAATAGTGATCCGGTGATTTCGGCTTGGGATAGCGATCGATTAATTGGATTTGCTCGTGCAACTTCAGACGGAGTTTACCGCGCCACGATTTGGGATGTTGTTGTGCATCCGGATTATCAAGGGGCGGGTTTGGGAAGGAAATTAGTGCAAACCGTTTTGAGCCATCCGCATGTGTCGAAGGTGGAACGGCTTTATTTAATGACCACGAATCAGCAGGAATTTTATAAGCGGATTGGATTTGAGGTGAACCAGACGACAACGATGGTGTATTTCAATCAGCCGTTAGAATTGCCGCCGACTCCTGTAGAAGTTGAATGTGATATTAGATAG
- the cobJ gene encoding precorrin-3B C(17)-methyltransferase, which yields MSIAVVVLGQASVPVARRIVDALPNAVLYGLEHRTTGVDRTFTQFGETVRELFSRGTAIVGICAAGILIRTVAPLLNNKWKEPAVIAIAEDGSAVVPLLGGLQGVNDLAREIATVLETVPAITTTGDIRFRTALLLPPNGYQLLNPDDAKTFLADLLAGETVKIEGSAPWLENSQLPIAEDARLTIKVTEQAIEGGSDCLVYQVISTQRLAIIGTGPGSAEWMSPQVREVLRSSTDWIGYQTYLNLVEPLRTTQQIHVFDNREELERAALALNLAAEGRSVVMVSSGDPGIYAMAAAVFEVLERENKPEWSAIDIQVCPGISAMQAAAAQVGAPLGHDFCAISLSDILKPWETIADRICAAAQADFAIAFYNPISKTRTWQLEKAKHLLLNYRTSDTPIVLARNLGRPGQQTQVKRLGDLSIEDADMRTVILIGSSKTRSIPRSDGGVWVYTPRRYDS from the coding sequence ATGTCGATCGCTGTTGTTGTTTTAGGTCAAGCGAGTGTTCCCGTCGCTCGTCGAATTGTCGATGCTCTACCCAATGCAGTCTTGTACGGCTTAGAGCATCGAACCACTGGAGTCGATCGTACTTTTACTCAATTCGGTGAAACGGTTCGCGAATTGTTTAGTCGAGGAACTGCGATCGTCGGAATTTGTGCTGCGGGAATTTTGATTCGCACCGTTGCACCGTTGCTAAATAACAAATGGAAAGAACCTGCGGTGATTGCGATCGCAGAAGATGGTAGTGCGGTAGTTCCGTTGCTGGGTGGATTACAGGGCGTAAATGATCTTGCTCGTGAGATTGCTACGGTATTGGAGACTGTTCCAGCAATTACAACGACCGGAGATATTCGATTTCGGACTGCATTGTTATTGCCTCCGAATGGTTATCAACTATTAAATCCTGATGATGCTAAGACTTTTTTAGCGGATCTACTCGCAGGTGAAACCGTCAAAATCGAAGGGTCTGCACCTTGGTTAGAAAATAGTCAGCTACCGATCGCTGAAGATGCCAGATTAACCATCAAAGTCACCGAGCAAGCAATCGAAGGCGGTTCTGATTGTTTAGTGTACCAAGTGATTTCAACTCAACGATTGGCGATTATTGGAACGGGACCCGGATCAGCAGAATGGATGTCGCCGCAGGTGAGAGAAGTTTTGCGATCGTCTACAGATTGGATCGGCTATCAAACCTATCTGAACTTAGTTGAACCACTCCGCACAACTCAGCAAATTCATGTGTTTGACAATCGTGAAGAATTAGAACGAGCAGCATTGGCGCTAAATTTGGCGGCTGAAGGGCGATCGGTAGTCATGGTGTCTTCCGGTGATCCAGGCATTTATGCGATGGCGGCGGCGGTATTTGAAGTTCTAGAGCGCGAAAATAAACCGGAATGGAGCGCGATCGACATTCAAGTCTGTCCGGGTATCTCCGCGATGCAAGCGGCGGCGGCTCAGGTGGGCGCACCTTTGGGACATGATTTCTGTGCGATTTCCCTCTCGGACATTCTCAAACCTTGGGAAACGATCGCCGATCGCATTTGTGCAGCGGCTCAGGCAGATTTCGCGATCGCCTTTTACAATCCCATTTCCAAAACTCGCACTTGGCAACTAGAAAAAGCAAAACATCTGTTATTGAACTATCGCACTTCTGATACTCCGATTGTTCTCGCTCGAAATCTCGGTAGACCTGGACAGCAAACCCAGGTGAAACGATTGGGAGATTTGTCGATCGAGGATGCTGATATGAGAACCGTGATCTTGATTGGCTCGAGTAAAACGCGATCGATTCCACGCTCAGATGGCGGCGTCTGGGTCTATACGCCTCGTCGGTATGATAGTTAA
- a CDS encoding GDSL family lipase has product MFFRSSRKSSWSSRSLYQKKKALPKRWIFLSIPLVLLGLELFARLAVGAAGKTAELDAFRGEPLNITAYRLKFLDQQGRPFAGLPDHGQLTVKRSPMLGYRLMGNQQNPAWKINEQGFRADQAVSLDKPRDEVRIFLLGGSAAFGQLSSNNQSTIAAQLETRLNQQVAAQKSAPNKFRPDTLPYFADELEKALKLPPRIRETRYRVINAAVPGYASGNELAQLAFEVLPYKPDAIVLMNGYSDLLLPSANEGVDVPEVESLMASAPRHLIASWGNHLDNFFHQFYLVKSVQYWVFRPQTALKQLIPPTEAPVQDRLTTDTKELDQRTTRYRQNLQQVSRLVSASKIPLFIALQPEVSSRAAKPAGREKEILDQLGARYPEQIKTGYTKLQSAIEQVKRETPNTATLNLTETVNTAQGEVFQDAIHLTDSANSAIANRLYDAIVPRLHVQPKPYTGGNVPPS; this is encoded by the coding sequence ATGTTTTTTAGGTCTAGCCGAAAGTCTTCCTGGTCTAGTCGTTCGCTATATCAGAAGAAAAAGGCATTGCCGAAACGGTGGATCTTTCTCTCGATTCCGCTGGTTTTGCTTGGATTGGAACTGTTTGCCCGTTTAGCTGTGGGCGCAGCAGGCAAAACCGCAGAATTAGATGCGTTTAGAGGTGAACCCCTAAATATCACCGCTTATCGTTTGAAGTTTCTCGATCAGCAAGGACGACCGTTTGCCGGATTGCCAGATCACGGACAACTAACGGTCAAACGTAGCCCGATGTTGGGTTATCGGCTGATGGGCAATCAACAAAATCCCGCCTGGAAAATCAATGAACAAGGATTTCGAGCCGATCAAGCGGTCAGCTTGGATAAACCCAGAGATGAGGTACGAATTTTTCTACTGGGTGGATCAGCGGCATTCGGGCAACTGAGTTCTAACAATCAAAGTACGATCGCGGCTCAGCTTGAAACTCGTCTAAATCAACAAGTCGCGGCTCAAAAATCTGCTCCGAATAAGTTCCGACCAGATACGCTGCCTTATTTTGCGGATGAGTTAGAAAAAGCGCTGAAACTTCCTCCCCGGATTCGAGAAACGCGCTATCGAGTGATTAATGCCGCAGTTCCTGGATATGCGTCTGGCAATGAATTAGCGCAATTAGCGTTTGAAGTGTTGCCTTACAAGCCAGATGCGATCGTGCTGATGAATGGCTATTCTGATCTCTTGTTGCCAAGTGCCAACGAAGGTGTTGATGTTCCAGAAGTCGAATCGTTGATGGCAAGTGCACCGCGGCATTTGATAGCAAGCTGGGGCAATCATTTAGACAACTTTTTCCATCAGTTCTATCTTGTTAAAAGCGTTCAGTACTGGGTATTTCGTCCCCAAACTGCACTCAAGCAATTAATTCCACCCACTGAAGCTCCAGTGCAAGATCGGTTAACGACGGATACAAAAGAGCTAGATCAACGGACAACCCGCTATCGGCAAAATCTTCAGCAAGTTTCCCGGCTTGTCTCCGCTTCTAAGATTCCGTTGTTCATTGCGCTTCAGCCTGAAGTGTCTTCACGTGCTGCCAAACCTGCGGGACGTGAAAAGGAAATTCTCGATCAGTTAGGAGCACGTTACCCAGAGCAGATTAAAACGGGCTATACGAAACTTCAGAGCGCGATCGAACAAGTCAAACGCGAAACGCCCAATACGGCAACGCTGAATTTAACCGAAACCGTGAATACGGCTCAGGGCGAAGTGTTTCAGGATGCGATTCATTTAACAGACAGTGCGAACAGTGCGATCGCGAATCGGTTGTATGATGCGATCGTGCCAAGGCTGCATGTTCAGCCAAAACCGTATACTGGGGGTAATGTCCCACCATCGTAA
- a CDS encoding helix-turn-helix domain-containing protein — MPDYTPQIREFMRSHNLKTFRELRDRTGISEKQLLKLRRGELQQLRLETLSQFAAGLEISLADLLALFDLMPAIQKEYDRLQTQLSEQRDTLLQEFQQSSLQTLEPWLIQWSAAAYAAQQNPQAPAVKLLPLVRPIEQLLQQWGIEQTAIVGSEISYDPQQHQLMGGTAAPGDLVRVRYAGYRQYDRLLYRAKVSPI, encoded by the coding sequence ATGCCAGATTACACGCCGCAGATTCGGGAATTCATGCGATCGCACAATCTCAAAACGTTCCGAGAACTCCGAGATCGCACTGGCATTTCTGAAAAACAACTCCTCAAACTGCGCCGTGGAGAACTTCAACAACTCCGCTTAGAAACACTCTCTCAATTTGCAGCAGGTTTAGAAATTTCACTCGCTGATCTACTTGCACTGTTCGACCTGATGCCAGCCATTCAGAAAGAATACGATCGACTACAAACCCAACTATCCGAACAACGCGACACACTGTTGCAAGAGTTCCAACAATCGAGCTTACAAACCTTAGAACCGTGGTTGATTCAATGGTCTGCGGCGGCGTATGCAGCTCAACAAAATCCGCAAGCTCCAGCCGTGAAACTATTACCGTTAGTGCGTCCGATCGAGCAACTACTACAACAATGGGGAATCGAACAAACTGCGATCGTCGGTTCTGAAATTTCTTACGATCCACAGCAGCATCAATTAATGGGCGGAACAGCGGCACCGGGCGATTTAGTGCGAGTTCGGTATGCGGGCTATCGACAATACGATCGACTGTTGTATCGTGCCAAAGTTAGCCCAATTTAG